The genomic segment aagtaaatcaatgtttgacatttcaaataaaagacTCTGAAGTATTCATCACGGGGAAAGCAAAGTTTATTGGACTTCTTACCTGATGTTAtgattcagtattatttttactttggaTTACATGTGGAGGTGGGTGCTAAACTCGCTCAGTGATAAGCAGGGCCTCTAACAATCTTCCTGAGCTGATACGTTTTCCATCTCATGTAACCCTCACACCGCATAACAGGTCATGAAATATCCCTAGGCGAGGGATACTGACAGATGaaagaaactgagggtcagaaagGGAAAGTAACTAGTCCGAGCTACTGCTCCATTGTAAATGGCATTGGAGTAGACTGGGTACCAGATCCTTCTGCCAGTGAGACCAAGGTTCATACCAGGAAACTGGTGCTAGCTCCCAAGACTGTAGTTGCATGCTGGTCTCTTTCGGCCAGGTCCCCACGTTTGCTGTCTAGTTCTGCTTTGACCTGCATCCCCATTCCTTGTTGGTGGCTGAAGCTGTTCCCTGACAGATGCGAAGACCTTCCATCTCTCTGGCTGCAATACCTACAAATTCTGTCCTTAAAGCCAGACTTCCTGTCTCAACCATTCCGTTGTTTCTGTGCTTGCCTTTTCTGGGCTGAACTACAGGGCCACACATCTGTGCAGCCTGGGGTCTGGACTTCAAATGCCCGGATGTGCTGTGCACTACTTCAGAGAGGGTCAGTACTATTAAATTTGGAAGGATCAGGGAGTTATCTCTGGTTTGAGGCAAGAAGGAAACTTTTTTCCCCTGCCCACAAACTGAGTTCCATGTGGAAGTTTCTGCCGCTTTCTAGGTGGGGCTTTTGCGCCTGCATCTCCTTGCCACCTGCAGAGTTATAGCCCTGTTTCTTGAAACAGTGAGGGGATTAtataccctgactaggaataccCTGTGTTCCTGCTTTTTCCACATTGCTCAAAGCCCAGTTATTTTACTCTGGGAAATTGGACAGCCTTATTACTCAAATCCACCTTAGTATTCAAATGTACGTTCTTGAAGAGCCTCTCCATGTCTTAACTCCCACTACTTATATTCTGTTAGGGTTCTGGGCTCCAAAACTATTTGATTAAGACAAAGTGCTACTTCCATGGGCCTAACTGGTTAACTATTTCATTCCCTCATGATTCGACTGCATAGCTGGGCTACAGTTCTGTTTCCAGAAGACTGGGCCCTTCCAAGAGGGCCATCTATGTGCATGATGCTAGTGATGGACCGAGAGTCTGGCTGACCAAGTGCCCCCTGAGATtgaatgaggctcagagaacttGAAGCAGCTGAAGGACCATTGCAACTAGAATCTGCAATCAGGGCCACCATTTCTCGGAGGGCCCTACCTCCAGGCATTATGTCCCCCAACACAGCTTTGACCCCTGGGGcctgctttcttccctctctttctgcatgttttccttccttcccacataTCCTCTTCCAGAGATAATTCAAAGGAACAAAGTCTTTTCATAAAGCCTTTTTGGCTCCCCACTAGTCAGACTTGATCAGAGTGTACAGTTGTCCAACACTCTGGCTTGAGTTGTCTCTGAGAGGGGCCAGTTTCTGGCCTAAGGTCCTGCTTTGTGCCTGTTTACTATGATACCACCCCTTTTTGATTTGTCCCCATGTCAGCCAGAGTTTCTGAGACTTAGCCAACAAACTTGCTTTTTTTGGAGCTACAGGTGATTGGACTCAATCTCCAGTCCCTCTTTCCTCCTTGGAGGTCAGAGAGTGGGActaaaagttccaaccctctaatcacttGTTGGTTCCTTTGATGACCAGCTGCCATTCTTAGGTGACCCAGAGGCTTTCCAAAGGACACCTCATTTATATAACTAAAGCCACTTTTGTGGTTATCCACACTTAGAAAATTCCAAggatttaggagctctgtgccaggaagggGTCAAGGGCAAAGACtgaatatatttcttataaaaattacaATATCACAGAAGTTAACATAGTTATTCCTGCTTTACAACTGAGACTGAGCCTCACTGAAATAAGTTGCAAAAAAATCACATGACTTTTAAGTGGCAGGACCACTGGGACCTGTTCAGGTCTTTAAGGCTTGAAAGAAGGCAATACAgcataataaaaagagaaaaagttttgGAAACAAATTCCTCAGCTTAGTTCTTTCCTCTGTTCCAGTTGCAGGGCCTAAATTTCTCAGcttcactttcctcttctgtcaAATGAAATATTCTGTAGAAAAGGTTTGAGAACAAAATGAATTGTGTATACAAAACACCTGTCATGTAGCACCAAGAAGCGTATTTCACCTCCACGCCTTCCATCACCCCGCCATCTAGATCCAGGTTTAGTCATCTTCCTACTACATCATGCTCTTTCCAGCCCAATGCAGGAAATCAGGCAGGGACATGATTAACTATGATAGAAGAGAGAAAGCAGTCAGTACTGTACGAGCACACGAGCTTTGCTAGGATAGCCAAGCAGTACTTCATGGAGGCTGCGATATTAAATCTGGACCTGAAATGTTTTGTCACATTTCAAGAGATGGAAAATAGATGGGAGGTTCCTCAGATTCCACATTTGGTAACTAGATAAAGCACTTGGTAGACGATGGGTGTGTAAGTATTCAATAGACTAAAGGGCTGCACAGTGTGTGAAATGGGGTTATGTAGGCCATGCCTACTGTGCTAGATTCTAGGCTAGCCCTCTCCACAGTGCTTTATCTGACAATCCAGACTGAGGCGGGACTGGATTGTCAGTTTAAGCACTCCAGGGAGCCCTCCCCCTTGGACTCCCCACTCCATCTGGTGGTCATCAAGAGCACAGGCCCCAGTTGGAGGGGCTGACCCTCATCAAGGATGCATGTCCTTCAGAAGGGATGGTGAGGATGGGGGCAGTAGGGTGGGCTGGGGAGCAACACTActtcttccctgccccccaaTCCAGGAAAAAttggcaggagagagaaaggcccAATATCTTGCCTTCAGCTCCTCACACCAGCTGGGATTCTATTTTTAACCAGCACTGTTCTGGTTGACAGCTTGGAACGCCTTCTCCCTCCGTTTCTACTTCATCCTGCTTCTTGTAGCCCAGAGCCCAGTAGAGAGGATGGATAGGAGCCGCCTTAGTGCTGGTAAGCAGAAAACCCACTCTCCCTTCTCACTGTCCTTCACCCCACACAGCCTTTGACCAGTGTAGTTAGTGGGTAGACTGTAGAAACATTGTGAAACTAATGAGGCTTACATTTCAGCGCTCCTCACTCACACAGGCCTCTTCCAAGGCCCTGGTCAGTCTCCTAGTGATTTTGTATCTGTACTTTTgatattctatttcttaaaaaagggCTCCCAATTTCATAAGTTCTGGGCACCACAAAACTTGGGTCTGCCTCCTAATGAGTATGGCTCCTTTCCTATCTTCCACTCAGTGTCTACTTTAAGAGGGTTATTTCTGTCTTGTACTTATTTATTGTATGACCTTGAGCAGTTTTCTTTCCTACTCTGGGTCTTAGTTTGCCCATCTGTTAGAAGATGAAAAGTCAAGGAAGCCCTCTCCCAACACACCATACCTGTAATTATCCATGTATGTCCCCTTGAGGAGCTCATCTGTTCCTCCCTGTTTGTCACTGTGTATGTGGAGGGGAGGATTttgctgtctctgcctctctggggcTGGATCAGTCTTATAGTCAAAAGGAAGGCTGGGGTCTTGGAATTCTATTCAGCTCCAGCCCCTGCCCGCCCCCGCTCCCCTTTGTTGTTGCTGGCCAGTGAGGGTGCTTCCATGGAGCAGAAGTTTGGCCGGGTTCTGCTGCCAGAGAAGAGTGCATGGAAAAGGCTTTATTCTTTAATTAGCTTCTGTACACCTGTTTTATCAAACACACATTAGATAAACTGAGTCTCATTTTACAGTGTTTCCTCTTTTATCTTTTCATGAAGTATTTAATAAGCATCTATTAATATAATACCTTAACAATGACACCACTTCAGGAGAATGTGCCTAGAACTCATGATGTGCCATGGATATCCTACTTCCTACACTCATCCTATTCCCAGCTACTACCTGTGACATGGGTGTGTAGGTGGGTCCAGGATGACAACCCAGAGACAACACACAGCCTCTTCCAGCCTCAGACTACGGGCTTTTTGGCAGGGGATCCTGCTGTGCATGACCTGACAGGGAAGAACACAAAACCCCATGCTTCCTCATCTGACCCAAAAAAGTCCAGAATGGAAGCTTAGGAGGAAGTCaagtcatttattatttcttgaaGACATCaggttggggaggagggggcagggacatAGTATTTAACTGGAAAGTAATAAAGCCTGTTGGTCAGGGAGCTGTGAGATTAGGTTGGTGTTCCCAGGACTGACTGGGGAGGGGCACTGTGAGGTCAAACTCGGGAGAGCCTGGAGCATCTCAGGAGTCAGCCCAGTGTCAGGCTCCAGATCCCTAAGTGAATCAGTGTCATTACTGTATGTGTGTAAGAGGCAGGTCTTCCCTGTCATAGGGGTCCCACCACAGAAGGACAGTCCACCACTAGTGATGCCGTGTCTGGGTCATCAAGTGTGTCTCCTTTTCCTGTGGGGGTTCGGTTTGCTTACTTTGTGTCGAGAAGCCACATTTCCCTGTGCACTGGGATTAGTCCATGCCATTGGGTGTCAGTCTTTTGTGTCAGTTGGTCTGTTGGTCCATGTCTCTCGTGTGTCTGGGTGGGTCAGGGATTGTAAGAGTAGGTCTGCCCTGCCTCAGCCCCTGCTTTGCCTCCACCCCTCAGCCGGGCCCCAGGGTGCTGACGGTGGTGTAGCTCAGCCGGGACAGTGAAGCaatggagggggtgggagggtccTCATCTGGAAGAGGCCTGGGGCGAGCTCGTGGCGGCCGAGGGCAGCAGCGGGCACACGTGTCGAGACAGGCCTGGCGAAAGCGGCGGTGCATGAAGCAGTAGACCAGGGGGTTGACACAAGCCGAGGCGTAGCTCAGCAAGTGGATGAAAGAGATGGGCGCGCCCGAAAGTGCTCGGCGTGCTCCAGGGCCATCGAAGGCCCTCCATGTATTTGCGCTGTACACTGGCAACcaacacaggaaaaaaagcataaCAATCACCAGCAACATTCGCACCACACGCTTCTTTGCCAAAAGCTTGGCTTGGGTGGGCCGGTGGCTGGATCCtggcccagtagggggtgcagtcAGTGCAGACAGCTCAAGGGCAGGCCGGGAGCGTGGAAGCTGCACGTAACAGCCATCGCCATCCTCGCCAGCCAGCCGGGTCTCTGGCCTGCAACGCCCGTTCGGTAGGGCAGCACCTGAGCACAAGAGAGTGGGCGCTCAGAGCAGAAGACTGAGTTCTCACAACCTCCAGACCAACCCACCTGACCCCCCCATTTCCAGCCTCTCCAAACCTAGTTCCTACACCTTTCCAAAGCCCCGCCCCTTATGGATTTTACCCACCAGGTCCTGCCGCACCCGGTAGCCCTCCTTGACTTCGGACTCGGCTCTGGCTCTCGCTGTCACTGTCGTCATCAAAACGAAGCCCTAAGTAGAGCTCTCGGGAAATAAGCCCGTAGGCCACAGCCATAACTACACCCGGGATGAAGAACaagagcaggagcagcagcaccgACCTGGAGACAGAGCACAGACCAATCACACGGGTCCATCTCCAGCCATAATCACAGATAGAAGAAGAGCCAAGAACTGATGTTTCTAGGATTTGGGGGTGCTGCTGAGAAGGCTTAGAGAACTGCAGAGAGGCACGAAATGGGAGTCCCAGGGTGGTGGGTACAGAAACGGAATCGCAGTGGTAATTCTTGGAACAGCTGGAGGAAGATTCTGGAGAATGGTCCTAAGCATCTGATGGAGATGGAGAAAGGATTCCCAGGAACGGGCAAGGCACCCTCACCAGGTTTGGCGAACCCTTGCACTGGGCCAGCGATGCACGCATTGCAGCACCCGGGGCCCCACTGGCTGCACGACAGTGTACACGGGGTAGGGCACCATGAGCAGTCCGGACAGCATCCATGTGGCTATGATCACGCGAGCAGCGTGGGAGCGCGTCTGCCACACGCGTGCCTGCAGTGGTCGGCAGATGGCGCTGTACCGTTCCAAGGCGATGGCCACCAGGCTTAGCGTGGACACACTCACGGATACCCCTAagcaagggaagaggaagaggtcaCCTAAGAAACCTGAACTACACATTCACCAATGTCACTGCCTCAACCATCTTCGGGAAACACCCTGGTCAACGGGCAAGgactggggaagaggagaggggaaagggtggTTGTCTCACCTACCCATGAGGTAAGCAACTGCCTTGCAGACGACTGTGCCAAAGATGAATGTGCCCATGAGATTGGGCAGGAGGGTGAAGGGCATGCAGGCCACTGCCAGTAGGAGGTCGCTGACTGCCAGCGAGAGCAGGAAGGTGTTGGTGACGGTCCTCAGGCGGCGGCTCAGTCCCAGGACAATGATGATGAGCACATTTCCTCCAACGCTCATCAGAAAGATCACTGCATAAAGGGTGACCCTAATGGCAAGCTCCAATTCTGAGTAGAAAAAGGAAGAGGTGGCAAGAGGGGTCTGGCCCAGACTTAGCCAGACCCTCCAATCTCATCCCCAACCTCCCCTACCCACCCAGATCCCCTGCTTCCCAAGAATACTGCCCCCCTCAGTAAATGGTGAACTTGAATCTTTTATCCTTCTAACCGCTAGAGGCTTAATTGAATTGGCCTAACTTTACCCTTCCTTAAGAAAGCCAATCTTTTCTCAAGCTTTATATCAAATCTCCTTGTAGACAAACTTCTTGTAAGGATTATATGCATCTTTCTGTTCACTTCTCAGTCCATTATATTCAGTGCCCCATCTGTCTCCCCATCACTCTTTGGACACTTCTTTCCAAGGTCACTAAATTTAACTCTTACAAGAGACCTTTAAACCCACAGGTCTCTTGTAAGCCTATTCTACTTAAGCTCCCTGAAGTATTTGACAGGTCAGGTCACATCCTCactgtcttaaaaaaaacaaaaaacaaaaaaacaccttcACCTACTCTCTACTGCCTGCAACCTTTCAGCATGTGAAGATTCCTGGAGAactgccctcttcctccttccagctCCTCTCTGCAATGCACCCACTGAAGCTACTGGATGACTCAGTTTCTTGAAGGCATCGTGTGCACTCAGGACTCCCTCCTTTGCTCACATTGGTTTCTcagcctggaatgctctttcaACAACCCCATCTCTCATCACAAATTTGTTTTCTGTACCTGGTGAATTCCTATTTACCAATGTCTTTAACACTGAGATCAAGTACCCCCTCTTCTATATGGCATTTCTGAACACTCATTTGGAGTTAATCTCCCCTTCCTCTGACCAATGCATGTTCCTTACACATCTGTTAGAACTCTTTGTACTTTCTGCCTTGTGTATTAGTGATCTCCAAACATTCATTCTCACTCAACGAACATTTACATGCCAGGCACTTGGGATAGAGATGAACATGAAAACGGAGGGCTACTCAGGTATGTAAACTGATAATTGCCACACAGTGTAATGAGGTATGGAGGTTGAGGTACACAAAGTGCTGTGGGAACTCCCAGGAGGGACACTAGAGTCGCTGGGTTAGACAGAGGGCTGACTCCATTCACTGTGTCACTGAGTATGAGGAGATGGATTTATCTTTGGGGCTTCATATCAAAGCCAAGAAGATCCAGAGAAAATGGGGTCTTGTCCATGTCACTCATGCCCATGGCTTCAGCATGAGGGAGACCAGAGCctgaagggaaaggggagagggacagagccTTCCAGGTTGGAGGAGGGAAGGACTCAGAGCTGCTACTCTCTCTTCCTCAACCCATACATTTGCTGACTTGCCTTAGCCACCAAATTAAGCTGTTTTCTCATCACAAATATCAACTTATTCAGAAACTGTGGTAGAGGTCGAGTAAATGTTATTTACAACAGATCCCAGAACTAAACCCAGCAGTGACATTACTTGCTCAGAGCACACAGAAATTAAGGGGCAGAATCAGAATAAAAGCCAAGTCTCCAGATCTCTAAAATGCTTTGCCTCCTACTGCTCTTTGGCTCCTCTGTCATTCTTCATGCTGCCTTCTTTTTCCAATCAAACCTCAATCTCAgtgcttctttctccctcactttgtTCTCTTTCATGACACTTCTCATTGAATTGTGATGTTTAaatctctgtctcccccactggacTATGAGCGTCTTGTGCTCAGCAGCAATGTCCATCTCATTTTCCAACATACCCCTAGCACTCGGCATAATGTTCCTTTCAGGGGAGGTGTCAACACTTGCTTGTTAGTGAATCTGGAATGAATCTCTGTCACTCTGCATACAAACACACCTGATTTGTCCTTCCTCATCCATCCTCCACCTCTGTGCCTCTAAAGCTGGATCAtgccctttcctctctgcctctgttttctttggaGACACAAGTAATATTCTGTCTCCAAAGAAAACAGAGTGTACAATATTTCAGTGAGTGTAAATATGAGATGTTAACATGTTAAGATGTTAAGTGAGATGTCAATTGGATTGAGTTAATCTGATTTCAGTCTTTATGGGTAATATCTGAATGTATAAGGGTAGTATCTGGAGAAGGGTTACTTAAGTGAATACAGGTAGTATCCAATTGTGTGtggataataataaaatgaaagtgaGTGTGTTTAATGGATGAGTGACATCTAAATGATTTGGGCAATAGTAATGTGAATGTGGGTGGCATCTGTTTTTCTGTGGGGAACATCTAAGTGAACACAGATACTACCtaagtctgtgtgtatgtggatTACATCTGAATAGTGTGGGTAATATCCAAATTTCTACTGGTAACACTGTTGTGAGCCTGGGTAACATGCACCAATGGGGGTAATATCTGAGCAAATGTGGCTAACAGAGCCTTTGTGGGTAACTTCTGATGGCCTGTGTAACATCCAGCTGTGTGTGGGCAATGGCATCCAGATGAGTGAGGCCAATTCTTGCACTTGTGACCTGAATCATTTCACTGAAATCACTTCACAGAATCAGGTCACATTCTGCTTTCTCAGGGTCATTTGTTCTATTCGCTACCCCTGTTCTCTTCTGCAACTTCAACCCTCATGGACTTTACTTTCTttgccttgctttttttttccccaaagattttactttttttttttagagacagaaggagaaagagatggtgagaaacatgtgtgagagaaacatcaatcagttgcctttcacacacccccaactggggacctggcccgcaacctaggcgtgtgccctgactgggaattgaacctgcaaccttccagttcacgggccggtgctcaatccactgagcaatgccagccagggcctttgcTGGGCTTTTTAATATTGGTCTTTTTCAGGGTTTTGTCCCAGTACCTTTCTTTTCATTCTATAGAAAATTTGATCTATTCTCATTGCTTCCATTACCTCCTCTAGGCAAAGACCTTTGAAGTCTGTGGTTCCAGCTCATACCTCTCCCCACAGGTAACACACCCCTGGGTTCAGTGGTTTACTGGGCAACCCCATCTGAGTATCTCACCAGTATATAAGCTCAGTGGGTTGCAAATggaattaattataattttctttcaaaccCGATTCTCTTCCTTTGTAACCCTTCTCATTATATAGCACTGATATTCACTCAATTGTCCAAGCCAAAAACCTGAATATCATCCCTTGATCTCTTCCTCCATCTCCATTTCTCATAAAGCACTAAATTCTGTTGATTCCACTTCCAGAAGTGCCTCTCAGATCCATTCAtttctctccatcctccctgCCAGTACCTTAGTCTAAACCAGCATCATCTTTCACCAGGACCAGTGTGATATAATAGCCTTCTAAAGTGCACACCCACCTTCACTCTCTGCCTTCCATGTTTTGGCCTCCAACCCATCCTGGCAGCACTACTGAAACTTTCAGTGGTTCCCAGTGCCCTTAAGATAAAATTGACACTCCTTAGCCAGGTCTAGAAGGCTCTCCATAAATCCTTTATGGCAGTCTCCATTCTGAGTGTTCATTTCTCCTCTCTTATGGAATATGTTTTGGGTGCCCAGAAACTATGGCACATCGAACAACAGTGCCATGGATTTCAGCTCAGGGCTTGGACACACACTGTTCCTCTGCTAGAGATGCTTCTGTTTGTTCACTTAGCTGGCTCTCCccatctttttacatttttattcagcTCATTCTTCCCTTCTCAGGAGGTCAACTTTAATTCCCAAGGCTAGGCTAAGCGAGAGGTGCTCCTCTCCTATGTTCCCACAGCTCCCTCAAGGCACTTCTCACTTTGTACTGcaattctctgttttcttctcagtCTCTTCCACTAAACTGTGAGCTCAGTGACATAGGAATCGTGTCAGTTTTGGTGTCTCATGCAATCTCTGATTtaacagatatttgttgaatgaaaataaTCCAAGTGAGAACAGGTAATAGCTGGTCTGAAAAAGCATGCATTATTTTTCTGGGTAAAAAAATACTTGAATTATAATGTATTCCCACTTTCCATTCTTGAGCTTGGGATGATTTCCTTCTGCTTAATCAACACTGTTTTCTCTCCTGAAATCctacttcttctttttctgcct from the Desmodus rotundus isolate HL8 chromosome 5, HLdesRot8A.1, whole genome shotgun sequence genome contains:
- the CCKBR gene encoding gastrin/cholecystokinin type B receptor isoform X1, translated to MELLKLNRSTPGSGPGPGASLCRPGPPLLNSSGSGNLSCDLPRVRGNGTRELELAIRVTLYAVIFLMSVGGNVLIIIVLGLSRRLRTVTNTFLLSLAVSDLLLAVACMPFTLLPNLMGTFIFGTVVCKAVAYLMGVSVSVSTLSLVAIALERYSAICRPLQARVWQTRSHAARVIIATWMLSGLLMVPYPVYTVVQPVGPRVLQCVHRWPSARVRQTWSVLLLLLLFFIPGVVMAVAYGLISRELYLGLRFDDDSDSESQSRVRSQGGLPGAAGPGAALPNGRCRPETRLAGEDGDGCYVQLPRSRPALELSALTAPPTGPGSSHRPTQAKLLAKKRVVRMLLVIVMLFFLCWLPVYSANTWRAFDGPGARRALSGAPISFIHLLSYASACVNPLVYCFMHRRFRQACLDTCARCCPRPPRARPRPLPDEDPPTPSIASLSRLSYTTVSTLGPG
- the CCKBR gene encoding gastrin/cholecystokinin type B receptor isoform X2, giving the protein MELLKLNRSTPGSGPGPGASLCRPGPPLLNSSGSGNLSCDLPRVRGNGTRELELAIRVTLYAVIFLMSVGGNVLIIIVLGLSRRLRTVTNTFLLSLAVSDLLLAVACMPFTLLPNLMGTFIFGTVVCKAVAYLMGVSVSVSTLSLVAIALERYSAICRPLQARVWQTRSHAARVIIATWMLSGLLMVPYPVYTVVQPVGPRVLQCVHRWPSARVRQTWSVLLLLLLFFIPGVVMAVAYGLISRELYLGLRFDDDSDSESQSRVRSQGGLPGAALPNGRCRPETRLAGEDGDGCYVQLPRSRPALELSALTAPPTGPGSSHRPTQAKLLAKKRVVRMLLVIVMLFFLCWLPVYSANTWRAFDGPGARRALSGAPISFIHLLSYASACVNPLVYCFMHRRFRQACLDTCARCCPRPPRARPRPLPDEDPPTPSIASLSRLSYTTVSTLGPG